TGCTTATTAGATGCTTCAGGTGCTTCTTTTGCTGATAAAAAACGTTCATTGGCTATTAATTTTGTTGCAATGAACGGAAAGTTATATCAGATGAAAGGATATTTTAAGTATGTGTTTAGACCTTTATATAATTTTGCATCAGAAATCAAAACAATAACGCTAACAATTAAAACATTAAGGTTATGAATACCTATTCTATGAGAAAGTCAGCAGCCATGGTGCTTGCACTTTCATTGGTAAATGTTACAGCAGCTTTTGCACAGGATGATAATGCAAATGCTAAGGAAGAGGGTAACCGCAACGTGATGCTCAATGCAGCCAGTGCGAATGGTCCTCGTGAGATTCAGATAGGTTTGCCTTCTGCCGATGTCAACGTATTGGAGAATGGTCTGCCTGTTACTTACGCTACCAATCCTCATTCTGTCAATACTATCTGGCGTGGTGATGCAAGTTTGAGCCATCAGGGTTTGCTCAAGATTGCCGAGACTGCCATCACTACCGGTAATATCGGTTATGCCGTGAACTCTTTCACCCAGAAGGGACAGAAGGGATTCAATGGTACGCTGAACTATAAGAGCAATCACTTCGGATTGCAGGAATTCTCTCTGAATATGAACGGTGATTTGGGAAGCGACTGGTACTACAGCTTTAATATGTATCAGGATTTCGACCCGGGTACCTTCAAGATCAAGTCAACTCCTTATCAGGACCGTACCCAGATCTACAAGGCACTCATCACCAAGAAGTACAACGGCAACCGTGGCGAGTTCACAGCCATGTACAAGTATGCCAATAGCCACAATGTGTATAACTACGCTACCCAGAGTGCTCCATTCATCTATGTTGGCGATGGAAGCGTAAAGGAGTATGGCGATTTCAAACTCGGTACCACCTCTTATCTCCCTATCGATAACGAGATGACTTATCGCAATATGCGTACCGGCAAGTTGGAGCAGACTTCTCTCTACGATGCCTGCCTGAACAAGGCAAGCGAGGTAACCCTGATGAACAACTACCGTTTTGACAACGGTTTGAACTGGAAGGCTACCTTGAAGTATGATCACTCCCGTGGTGCGATGGTTTACCAGACTCCAATGGCTATCATCGACTTGAAGAGCGCAGCTAATCAGGGCGTATATAATTATAAGTATCGCGATATCGACGGCCAGACCAAGGCTTACGATGGTCAGTACATCCAGACCCGTATGTCATGTCTCAATGCCGGTAAGATTGATGAGGCTCTTTTCACCACCGAGCTCAGCAAGAAATTCAGTACTTCCACCTTCCGTCTTGGCGTGAATGAGTGGTTCTACCATATCGATTATTGCTCAAATACAACCATGTATGATCAGAGTGTTCCTGCAGATGGCAGTTTTGCCCTGCGCGTTTGGGATGCCAACCAGCGCAATGGCTACTTCTACGATTTCAACAAGAATGCCTCTGAGTATTACAAGGGAAGCGAAAACAAGCTGGCTCTCTACTTCACTCACGATTGGGATGTTACCAACAAGTTGAATCTCTACTATGGTGCCCGTCTGGAGTGGCAGAAGCTGAAGGGTGAAAACGCAGCAGTGAAGAATGCCAAGGGTGAATTCGTAGGTCGTTTCGCAGATTACTATCTTGGTGCTATCGCAGCAGATGGAACCAAGATTGCTCCAGCAGACTTGAGCTACAACTGGATCAACTATGATTTCTCTGTAGCAGCAACTTATAAGTTGACCGATAACTTCGGCTTCACTGGCGATTTCACTTACATCGTTCAGCATCCTAAGTTCGAGGCTTTTGCCCCAGCTACATTGCCAAATACAGATCAGATCTCTGTGCCACTCGGTCGTGCAGGTATCTACTACAACAACTCATGGTTGAGCCTGACATCGTTGTTCTCTTATATCTCAAAGACCAACAATAATGCAACTCTCAACCTGCAGCATGGCAGTGAAATCAAGGCAGCTCCAATGTCTTACGATATCCAGACATGGGGATGGACAACCGACGCTGTGGCTCATCCATTCAAGGGATTCGATTTCCACTTCCTCTTCACTTATCAGAAGCCAACTTACAAGAAGTATGAAACCAGCGTCACCTTCAACGATGGTTCTGTTGGCAAAATCAACGCCACTGGCAATATCGTAGCAGAGATTCCTCAGATTCTCATCGAGTTGGATCCAAGCTACATGATTACCAAGGACATCAAGCTCTGGACCAGCTTCCGTTACTTCAGCAAGACCTACGCCAACATCAACGAGGCATATTACTTCAACGGTCACTGGGAGACTTTCGGAGGTTTGAACTGGCAGGCAACCAAGCGCTTAGCTCTCGGCTGCACCGTAGTCAACTTCCTCAACCAGACTGGTGCCAAGGGTAGTATTGCAGGTGCCGAGCTGATTACCAAGGATGAGGCTAAGGGAATCAAAAACCAGATTATGACGGGTAGCTATCTCCGTCCATTCACTGTAGAATTTACAGCTTCGCTGAAGTTCTAAGCGATATAAATATCAATAAACATCATCGACAGCTCCTATATATAATATAATGTATAGGGCTGTCGGTAATAACAAAGATAAAGCTACGTTCTATATATAAATAAACAATAACAATTAACAATAATAGTACAATGAGAACAAACAATATGATGAAGGCTGCCTGCCTCATGTTGATGGCATCAGCTACAACTTCTGCCTTTGCACAGAAGATGAATATCGAACACAAGGGTGATACTACTATCATCAAGGTGGAGAATCCTACCAAGTATCTTCTTCTCCCTATCCAGGAAGAGAAGGATGAGGCTCAGGTTTTGCTCGATACAGGTTCTAAGGATGATACCTGGATGGACGTTCGCCTGGCTCAGAATGGTTCTGATTACTTCGTACCATTTGCCTTGGGCAAGGGTAAGACCGCTACCGTCAAGATCCTCGGTTTGAAGAAGGATGCCCTGGCACTCAGCTTGCTCAAGCTCAGCAATACATTCGATACTACCAACACCGATTACTATCGCCCATCTTATCACTTCACTCCGCTCTACGGTTGGATGAACGACCCTAACGGTATGGTATATAAGGATGGTGAGTATCATCTCTATTTCCAGTATAACCCATACGGAAGCAAGTGGGGCAACATGCACTGGGGACATGCCGTAAGCAAGGACCTTGTACACTGGGAGCATCTCGACCCAGCCATCGCCCGCGACCCTGTAGGTCATATCTTCTCTGGTAGTTCTGTAGTAGATAAGAAGAATACTGCCGGTTTTGGCAAGAATGCCATCATCGCCATCTATACCAACAACAGCGTGAACCACGATGAGGTGCAGTGCATCGCCTACAGCAATGACAATGGTCGCACCTTCACCAAGTACGAGGGCAACCCAGTGTTGACTCCATTCGACGGTCTGAAGGACTTCCGTGACCCTAAGGTATTCTGGTATGAGAAGGGAAAGTGCTGGTATATGATTGTTTCTGCCGATAAGGAGACCCGTTTCTATAAGTCAAAGAACTTGAAGAAGTGGACTTATGTAAGTGCTTTCGGCAAGGGTATGGGTCAGCAGCCATGCCAGTATGAGTGCCCAGACTTCTTCCAGTTGCCTGTAAATGGTGATAAGAAGAAGATGAAGTGGGTGATGACGATGAATATCAACCCAGGTTGCTGGTTTGGTGGCAGCGCTACCGAGTATTTCGTAGGCGATTTCGATGGCAAGAACTTCACTTGTCCTGATGCCCACGATGTGAAGTGGCTCGATTGGGGTAAGGATCATTACGCCACCGTTACCTTCTCTAACACAGGCGACCGAGTATTGGGAATCACCTGGATGAGCAACTGGCAGTATGCCAACCTCACTCCGTTCAAGCAGAATCGTGGTGCCAACGGTTTGCCAAGAGAGTTGAAGCTCTACGAGAAGAATGGCAAGTACTATATTTCAGAGGATGTAGCTCCTGAGGTATATGCCTTGAGAAAGGATACCAAGGAATTGGCAGATGCTTCTGTTGCCGATGCCAAGGACTTGAAGGGTGTTGCAGCCAATATGAATGGTGCTTTCGAAATCGAGGCTGATGTAACTCCAGATGCCAACGGCATTGCCGGTATTGAGATTTCAAACAACAAGCGTGAGCGCGCCATGATCTACTTCGATATGAAGCAGGGCAAGGTTGTGATGGATAGAACCGAGAGTGGTTTGACCGATTTCGGCAAGCAGGCGGTTCCTCACGATATCGAGCTGGCTTGGGATAAGCAGCGTGCTGCAGAAGGCAAGGAGCCTGCCCGCATAGCCAATTCCATCAACTACAAGAATGATTTCGCTCTCGCTACCTGGGCTCCATTGAGTCTTTGCGAGGATGGCAAGAAGACCTATCATGTAGATATCTTCGTAGATAAGTCATCTGTTGAGCTCTTCGTTGATGGCGGTCGCATCGCCATGACCAACCTCGTTTTCCCTGTAGCTCCATACGAGAATGTGAAGCTCTATACTCAGGGTGGCAAGGCAGAGTTCAAGAATATGAAGCTTCATAAACTTGGTTTGTAATCACTATTGTTTCTAAGAGTGTTACTGATGTAGCAATACAATAAAAATGGTAGTCGATGAACGATATTTTATCATAGAAGATATCGTTTGTCGCTACCTTTGCAGCAGAAAACAAGAAACAATAACTCTAACAATTATGAATAAATCATCAAAACTGACAATCATCCCGGTGATGCTCTGTTTCTTCGCCATGGGATTTGTAGATCTGGTAGGTATTGCCTCCAACTATGTAAAAGAAGACCTGAATCTCAATGATTCGACAGCCAATCTGTTCCCATCTTTAGTATTCTTCTGGTTTCTCATATTTTCGGTTCCTACTGGAATCCTGATGAATAAGATAGGTAGAAAGAAGACTGTACTCCTGTCTTTGCTCGTTACCGTCATTTCTCTTCTCTTGCCTATCTTCGGTGAGAGTTTCGGAGTGATGCTCGTTTCATTCTCTTTGTTGGGTATAGGAAATGCCTTGATGCAGACCTCCTTGAATCCGCTGGTTTCTGTAGTGACAACGGGTAAGAATCTGGCTTCCACTTTGACCTTTGGTCAGTTTGTCAAGGCCATCGCTTCTTTCCTTGCACCATACATCGCTATGTGGGGTGCTATGGCAAGCATTCCATCCTTCGGTTTGGGTTGGCGAGTTCTTTTCCCAATCTATATGATTATCGGAATAACAGCCACATTCTTCCTGGCAGGTACTCCTATTGAGGAAGAAAAGAATGAAGGCAAGGCTTCTGGCTTTGGTGAGTGTTTCAAGTTACTTGGCAAACCTATCGTGTTGCTTTCCTTCATCGGTATCATGTGTCATGTAGGCATCGATGTGGGTACCAATACCACAGCTCCTAAGATTTTGATGGAGCGTTTGGGCTGGAGTTTGAATGATGCAGCTTTCGCCACATCGCTCTACTTCATCTTCCGTACCATCGGATGTTTCACTGGTACTGCTTTCCTCCGCATGATGAGAACTCGCACTTTCTTCATGATCAGCGTAGTAATGATGGCTCTGAGTATGATCGGTATGTGGGTAGGCGAGAGCAAGACAATGCTTTATATTGCCATTGCCTTGGTAGGATATGGTAACTCTAATGTGTTCTCTATGATTTTCTCTCAGGCACTGCTTGCTATGCCTGATAAGAAGAACGAGGTGAGTGGATTGATGATTATGGGTCTCTTCGGTGGAACCATCTTCCCATTGTTCATGGGCTTTGCCAGCGATACCTTCGGTCAGGTTGGTGCTGTGGCTGTAATGGCGGTAGGTGTAGTTTATCTCTTCACTTATATCCGTAGGCTGGCATAAATGTTCTTCCATCCCTATAGAAAGTTTCGTTCAGCGTCGTTGAACGTGCGTTCAAAGACGTTGAACCGACATTCAAAGACGTTGAACGTGTATTCAACGACGTTGAACACAACTTTCTTCTAAGGAGAAAAACTTCTTTTCTTAGTTAGAGATACAATACTGATTCATTGTAAATACAAATCAGATAAATACAATAATTATTATTCACTATCGTTTTTAGCATATATAGAATTTATACTATATATAATAAGGTGTAATTATGGAAACAAAGAATTTAGATAAAAAATATTGTGTAGGTTTAGGTGAGATTCTTTTTGATGTTCTCCCTTCTGGTTCTCAACTTGGTGGTGCTCCTGCCAATTTCGCTTACCACGCAGGTCAGCATGGCTTACATTCTGTGGCTGTGAGTGCTGTGGGTAAGGATGTCTTGGGCGATACAGCTCTTCGCCTTCTTGATGAGAAAAAGTTGAAATATGTGATGCCTGAGGTTGATTATCCTACAGGAACTGTTCAGGTGCAGCTCGATAAAGAGGGTGTTCCTACTTACGATATCAAGCAGGGTGTGGCTTGGGATAATATCCCATTTACTGATGACATCAAGGAGATTGCTGCCAATGCAGGTGCTGTTTGCTGGGGTTCCTTAGCTCAGCGCAGCGAGGTAAGCCGCAAAACAATCTATAAGTTCCTTGATTATACTCCAAACGATTGTCTGAAGATTTTCGACATCAATCTCCGCCAAAACTTCTATACTCCAGAAGTGATTACCGAGAGCTTGAAACGCTGCAATGTATTGAAGATTAACGACGAGGAGTTGATTACTATCGGTCGTCTTTTCGGTTATCCAGGTTTGGATATTGAGAATAAGTGCTGGTTGATTCTCGGTAAGTACAATCTCGATATGCTCGTGTTGACTTGTGGTGTAAACGGTAGCTATGTTTTCGCTCCAGGTGTGAAGTCATTCCAAGAGACTCCAAAGGTAGAGGTGGCAGATACTGTAGGTGCCGGTGATAGTTTTACAGGTACTTTCTGTGCCAGCATTCTGAAAGGCAAGAGTATTACTGAGGCTCATGAACTTGCCGTCAAGGTAAGTGCTTACGTTTGTACTCAGAATGGAGCGATGCCAATTATTCCAGAGGAATACACCAAGTAATAGGCGATTAGTTTTGTTTCATCGATTATAGTTGATATTTAGTTAATGTAAAAAGCTGCAGTTCATTTGATATGGATTGTAGCTTTTTTTTGAAATATTCTTTGCAATATTTGTTTTAATTGAAAAAAGATTGTATCTTTGCCACATTAAAATCATATTGTATAAGTTTTGAGAGCATTTTTTTATAATATATTGAACGATGGTGGCAAGAGAGTATCTGGTCATCTCTCATTCCAACTGCTTTTCCTTTTCTTTATCCTGTTTGTTTCTTCATTCTATACCAGTGTGCAAGGAATCACTCCAGGCAAACTGATTTCTCATAAGCAAAGTTCTTCGGATAAACTGCAAGCGGCTTATCCTCTGTTCAATACTCCATCCGCAGATTCTACTGCCGAATCGGCTAAGCCCCAAGCCGAAGAACAGGACAATGCCAATTCTGACACGATAGACTTTAAACTTTGTTTTGATATTCTTGCGAAAAACAGAAAGGCTTATAATCGTTATAATGACAGTATTTTCATGATCAAAGAACATGATAAATGGGTCAATTATTTCCGTCGTCGTGCCATCAAGAATCATCAGATCTTTGCCGCCAATCAGGAAATCATGCGGGGAATCAAAGAATTTTTCAAAAGGCATGGCGATTCTATTCCGGAAGAAGTCTATTTGGATTTTTGTCATTCTATGGAGAAAGAGTATGTCAGTAAAAACTTATATGACCCTTTTCTGTTGGTTAAAATGACTAATATTCTTGAAAAGGGCGGTGAATATCTGCCTGATAGCGTGAAGTTTACGAACGTATTTAATCTCTGGCGTCTCTATGGTTATGAGCAGATGTGGAACTTGGGCGGAAATATGGAATATCTGCAAAAAGCC
This is a stretch of genomic DNA from Segatella hominis. It encodes these proteins:
- a CDS encoding MFS transporter gives rise to the protein MNKSSKLTIIPVMLCFFAMGFVDLVGIASNYVKEDLNLNDSTANLFPSLVFFWFLIFSVPTGILMNKIGRKKTVLLSLLVTVISLLLPIFGESFGVMLVSFSLLGIGNALMQTSLNPLVSVVTTGKNLASTLTFGQFVKAIASFLAPYIAMWGAMASIPSFGLGWRVLFPIYMIIGITATFFLAGTPIEEEKNEGKASGFGECFKLLGKPIVLLSFIGIMCHVGIDVGTNTTAPKILMERLGWSLNDAAFATSLYFIFRTIGCFTGTAFLRMMRTRTFFMISVVMMALSMIGMWVGESKTMLYIAIALVGYGNSNVFSMIFSQALLAMPDKKNEVSGLMIMGLFGGTIFPLFMGFASDTFGQVGAVAVMAVGVVYLFTYIRRLA
- a CDS encoding TonB-dependent receptor, whose product is MRKSAAMVLALSLVNVTAAFAQDDNANAKEEGNRNVMLNAASANGPREIQIGLPSADVNVLENGLPVTYATNPHSVNTIWRGDASLSHQGLLKIAETAITTGNIGYAVNSFTQKGQKGFNGTLNYKSNHFGLQEFSLNMNGDLGSDWYYSFNMYQDFDPGTFKIKSTPYQDRTQIYKALITKKYNGNRGEFTAMYKYANSHNVYNYATQSAPFIYVGDGSVKEYGDFKLGTTSYLPIDNEMTYRNMRTGKLEQTSLYDACLNKASEVTLMNNYRFDNGLNWKATLKYDHSRGAMVYQTPMAIIDLKSAANQGVYNYKYRDIDGQTKAYDGQYIQTRMSCLNAGKIDEALFTTELSKKFSTSTFRLGVNEWFYHIDYCSNTTMYDQSVPADGSFALRVWDANQRNGYFYDFNKNASEYYKGSENKLALYFTHDWDVTNKLNLYYGARLEWQKLKGENAAVKNAKGEFVGRFADYYLGAIAADGTKIAPADLSYNWINYDFSVAATYKLTDNFGFTGDFTYIVQHPKFEAFAPATLPNTDQISVPLGRAGIYYNNSWLSLTSLFSYISKTNNNATLNLQHGSEIKAAPMSYDIQTWGWTTDAVAHPFKGFDFHFLFTYQKPTYKKYETSVTFNDGSVGKINATGNIVAEIPQILIELDPSYMITKDIKLWTSFRYFSKTYANINEAYYFNGHWETFGGLNWQATKRLALGCTVVNFLNQTGAKGSIAGAELITKDEAKGIKNQIMTGSYLRPFTVEFTASLKF
- a CDS encoding GH32 C-terminal domain-containing protein, which produces MRTNNMMKAACLMLMASATTSAFAQKMNIEHKGDTTIIKVENPTKYLLLPIQEEKDEAQVLLDTGSKDDTWMDVRLAQNGSDYFVPFALGKGKTATVKILGLKKDALALSLLKLSNTFDTTNTDYYRPSYHFTPLYGWMNDPNGMVYKDGEYHLYFQYNPYGSKWGNMHWGHAVSKDLVHWEHLDPAIARDPVGHIFSGSSVVDKKNTAGFGKNAIIAIYTNNSVNHDEVQCIAYSNDNGRTFTKYEGNPVLTPFDGLKDFRDPKVFWYEKGKCWYMIVSADKETRFYKSKNLKKWTYVSAFGKGMGQQPCQYECPDFFQLPVNGDKKKMKWVMTMNINPGCWFGGSATEYFVGDFDGKNFTCPDAHDVKWLDWGKDHYATVTFSNTGDRVLGITWMSNWQYANLTPFKQNRGANGLPRELKLYEKNGKYYISEDVAPEVYALRKDTKELADASVADAKDLKGVAANMNGAFEIEADVTPDANGIAGIEISNNKRERAMIYFDMKQGKVVMDRTESGLTDFGKQAVPHDIELAWDKQRAAEGKEPARIANSINYKNDFALATWAPLSLCEDGKKTYHVDIFVDKSSVELFVDGGRIAMTNLVFPVAPYENVKLYTQGGKAEFKNMKLHKLGL
- a CDS encoding carbohydrate kinase family protein; its protein translation is METKNLDKKYCVGLGEILFDVLPSGSQLGGAPANFAYHAGQHGLHSVAVSAVGKDVLGDTALRLLDEKKLKYVMPEVDYPTGTVQVQLDKEGVPTYDIKQGVAWDNIPFTDDIKEIAANAGAVCWGSLAQRSEVSRKTIYKFLDYTPNDCLKIFDINLRQNFYTPEVITESLKRCNVLKINDEELITIGRLFGYPGLDIENKCWLILGKYNLDMLVLTCGVNGSYVFAPGVKSFQETPKVEVADTVGAGDSFTGTFCASILKGKSITEAHELAVKVSAYVCTQNGAMPIIPEEYTK